The genomic DNA AATTGCTGCTGGTTTAAATAATAATCTTCTTGCTTATGAGTTATCACCAAGTGTAACTTTGCTTGAAGAATCATTATGCAAATGGTTTGCCATGAAAATAGGGTTTAATGATTTCTCAGGAGGTATAGCTGCAAGCGGAGGTACATTAAGTAATCTGAATGCACTTATTGCAGCTAGAAATAACGCTGGATTAGGTACAAATCCCAATTCTGTATTACTTGTAAGTGAAGATGCTCATTCTTCCTTCGTTAAATGTATAAGAGTAATGGGTCTTGATACTACTAATCTTGTCAGGATTAAAACTGATAATCAAGGTAGAATGGACATAAAGGATCTCAGAAAGTCATTAGATAAATGTTCAATAGAAAATAAAAAAATATTTGCTATTGTTGCCACCCTTGGGACAACTGTACGAGGAGCCATAGATCCTATTAAAGAAATAAGTGATATCTGTAAACAAAGAAACATATGGTTACATATTGACGGTTCAATTGGAGGAATTTTTGCTATAACTTCTATTCCAATAGAAGGTTTAAATAATATTAATCAGGCTAATTCGATAACGATAAATCCACAAAAAATCATTGGCATAACAAAGACTTCATCTTTGTTATTGGTTTCAAATATTAGTACTTTAGAAAATACTTTTAATACTGGACTACCATATATATCATCTAAAGAAAATATTATAAATAGAGGAGAAATAGGTATACAAGGTTCTAGACCAGCAGAAGTTATCAAACTATGGCTTGGGTTGCGATTTTTAGGTCTGAATGGAATAGAAAATATATTAAATTCATCAATTAAAAGAAAAGATTTTTTTATAAAAAATATTTGTAAAAATAAATTTGATATATATTCAGGTCCTCTTCATATTGTTTCATTCTTACCAAAGAAACTTGAGCCAAAAGACTCTGATGCATGGACTCAAACTAAACTTAATGAACTAATTAACAATAATTTTATGCTTTCTAGACCAAAATTTAAAGGTAAATATTTTTTACGAGTTGTTATGGGAAATTACAATACAAAGGAATCTCATATTGAAGAACTATTGAGAGTTTTAAATACTTAACTAATGAATATGGGTAAATCAAAAATTATTGCAATTGTAACAGGTTTTATCTCTATAGCTATCTGTATTGCTTATTTAATCTTAATAACTATCTTTGATTTCAGAACTTATCTTAATGATCACTTATCAAATATTACCTAGGAAATTGAGGCAACCTTTTATTTGATTGAAAATATTTCTTTATTTCAATTTTTGCAATAGCTTCTTTGACGAAGTTATTTAAAATTTCCTCTCTCTTACTTATTTTGTATATCTTATCAACGACTTCCTGAATTCCTCCATCTCCCCAATCTTGACCATTCTTAAAATATTCAATCAAACTTAGTCCCACTATTCTTATTAACCAGCCTGCTGTAATTGATTGTATAGATTTAGATATTATTATTTTAGTTAAGCTTGTAGCTAGAGCAGGAGAAAGAATTGCAAGACCACCTTTTACTATCCCTAGTTTAGCCAATGTGCTTAGTAATGATTTTGATAAATCTTTTGCATCTTTTTTGGTAATTTTTATTTCATATATCTTTGATAATTCCATTATCATTTGAAGATTAACAGAGCTAGTAGTAAGGAAATCTACAGCAGGAAGTGGATTAACTAGTATTACACCTCCCGTTATCCACATATATTTTTTAATCACCTTATTTGACATTAAATATCTTTGTTCTTTCAAGAAATTTTTACTCTTAATGCCTAACTTATTTGATCGAAAAAGGATATTATCTGCCAATAACTCTTCACCATTATTATCTAAAGTTTCAATTATTTCCTTAAATAAACTTCCTACCTCTGGAATTAAATTTAAGGAATCTGATTTTCCATAACTATATTCTTGAGGTACTGCAATTGTTTGAACAACTGAAATATTATTTTTTCTAGCCGAAGTTATGTAATTTATATTTTCTTCGATAAGATTATTTTCATCACTAGACCTCAAATCACATTTATTTAGTACTATTATTATTTTTTTTCCTATTTTCAATAATTCTTTAATTAAATAGTTTTCGTATTTATTTATGTCTTGATCTAAAACAAAAAGGACTAAGTCAGAATTTGATGCTTCTAAAATTGTTACTTTTTCTCTTTCTTCGCCTAACTTAGATGGTTCGAATAATCCTGGAGTATCAATAATATTAATATTTCTTTTTAGGATTGGAATACTAATTTTATAACTATTAATTTGCTTTGTAGTACCTATTTTTGCTGATGTTTGTCCGACAATATTTTTTAATAAGGATCTTGCTAGGGATGTTTTACCTGAGGAACCTGCTCCAAAAAGAGTAACTTTATAATCCCCCATATTTAATTGAGACTCTAGTTTATTTTTTTGGTAATTTAAAAGTTCTACTTTTACCTGATCTTTAATTTTTTTATTGATTTTTTCAATACCTTCCAAACTTATCTTGGCTGCACCATATGTATTTTTGAATGAAAGTGTATTCTTTTTATTTTTGAATATAACTTTATAAATTATTTTTTTAAATAATTTTTTATCAATACTATAAAAGATATAAATAAATACTATTAAAAATAAGAGTGTATAAATATTTACTATTCTTATAAGTATCGAAAAGAAAATATATAGAAATAATATTAATAAAATATACTTTATATACTTTAATTTCAAGTAATCCATTTTATCGATTATTTTTAAATATGTTATAAAATAAAAAAATGAAACCAATATTAATAGATATATCAGCAATATTAAATATTGGAAAATTTATAATATTTATATTTATAAAATCAACCACGAAACCTTTATATATCCTATCTATACCATTACCAATTGTTCCGCCAAGAATAAAGCTGTAAGAATATAGATCAATTGCTTTTAAAGTATTTTTCCTAAATATTAAATAAATAAGTAATATTGAAAAAATTATACTTATTAAAGATAAAAATGTTCTACTACCACTAAATATATTAAATGCAGCTCCATAATTTTTTACAAAGTCTAATTTAAATACAAGAAAATCTTTATTAATAAATAATTTATTATTATAAATCATTAAATATTTCGTAAATTGATCTATTAGAACAATAAAAATACTTAAAGATAAAAAATATAATTTTGTTTGTATCTTATAAATCATTATCTGATTTTTTTTAAATGTTTAATAGGCTTAATAACTAATAATAGCGGTAAAAGCATTAAAAAATGATATCCAATTTTACCTACAGAGTATTTCCCTAAATTATATAAAAATATATTAAATTGACTGTAAAAAATAGTTTGTATAAGGTTGTAAAATATTCCTGTTAGATGCATAGCACCTATTGCTATAAATCCATTTATTAAAAAGTTGCCAATATTTATTTTATTTCTATTATTCAAAACATCAATTATTTTGATTAATGGATATACACCTAATAAATATCCAAAATTTGGAGTGAGAAGATATCCTATTGATCCTCCTTGATGAAATAATGGAGCAATAAATAACCCTAAAGTTAAATATATAGAAAATGCTCTGAAAACAACTTTTTTTTTAAAAATAAGTGTTAATAAAATTATGGTTGGAATTTGCCATGTGATAGGCAACACAAAGCTATTAGTAGATTTAAAGATAAAAGGTAGTGGAATATAGACAGGTAGCATTGATGTTATTACTAGTGATTGTAGACTCACCAATATCTCAATTAATTTATAAAAATTGAGCATGATTATAAATTTGATTTATAAACTTCTCAATGCAACAATTGGATCTAATTTAGAAGCTCTTTTTGCGGGTAAAACGCCAAAAATTAAACCAATTGATCCTGAAATGATCATGGTAGAAAAAGTTGTAGTAAATCCTACAGATGCAGGAAGTGGAGTTATAAGAGATAAAAGAAAGACACCTGATAATCCAGTTGTCGTTCCAATTAATCCTCCAATTGTAGATAAAATCAATGCCTCAATTAAAAATTGAATTAATATATCTGACTGTTTAGCTCCTATTGCTTTTCTAAGTCCAATTTCTTCAGTTCTTTCGCTAACAGAAACTAGCATAATATTCATGATTCCTATGCCTCCAACCACTAATGATACTGCCCCAATACCTGCCAATAAAAAAGTAAGTCCACTTGTTATGTTAGTAACTATATTTAAGGCATCTTCTTGTGATCTAACGGCAAAGTCATCATCTCTTATTATTTTATGTCTTTGCCTTAATAAATTAGTAATTTGAAATTTAGCAGCACTAGTTGAATTTTTATTTATCGCCTCCACACTGATGAAGCTTAAACTTACACCATATGTAGGATCCTTCCCAGTTATCCTATTTACCATTGTGGTTAGTGGAATATAAGCATTTTTGTCTTGATTACTTCCAAATACAGCCCCTTTTGGTTTTAATATTCCGATAATTTCATAAGTATGATCTTTAATTCTGATTTTTTTGCCAAGTGATGAAGATTTATCTTTAAAAAATTCGTCTTTAAGATCAGGACCTATTACTACATAACTTCTTGCACTATTAACATCACTTTTTGACAAAAATCTTCCCTTATCTATTTCAAAGCTTCTAACATCAAGAAACTCAGGAGTAACTCCTGCAATTGAGATATTTAGGCTTTTAGAATTTGATTGTACAATTTCATTAGCAGAGATTTGAGGAGCAACTTTTTTAACTGTTGGAACCTGATTACTTATTGCTACAGCATCTTCTAAAACAAGGTTTTTAGGAAATGTAATACCTCTTCTTCTTGTGTCATTATTGCCAGGAACAATGAATAAAACATTTGCACCTAAATTACTTAATTGGTTTTTTGCTAATGTTTGAGCACCTCTTCCAAGTCCAACAAGTGTAATAACTGATGCATTTCCAATAATTATTCCCAGCATTGTTAACGAACTTCTTAATTTGTTTGATACTAGGGTCTTCGTAGCCATGCCTAAGGCTTCTTTTATTGAGATATTCCTAGACATATTTATATTTATCTATTGCGTCATCATCTTCAATTTGACCCATGTATATAACACCTTCATTAAGCTGCAATGTAATAAGGTCTCCATTACTGATTTGATGATTATCTATATTTTCTAAATTACAAATTGTGGAAATCTTTTTATTATTTTTGTTATACAATGCATAAACATCATCTACATTTTGGTTCGTAACTATACCGACAATCTTTTTACTCAGTGGTATTAATTCCATTAATTCCTGTGGAACAAATATTATTTCTCCTGGACAAATTAAAGATATATCAAGATTATTTTTTATTATTCTTGCTTTACCTGTAACACCGATTTCCCCTATTGAAATTCCTCTTGAAACAATTTTCCTGACTAAACCGACTTTTATTAAATCTGTAGATCCACTTATACCAGTTAATGTACCTGCAGTTTGTACTACTAAATCTCCTTGATTTAATATCCCCATTTCTTGTGCAATTTGCATAGCTAAACTAAAAGTTTTAGCTGTTCTTTCATCATTTTTAACTACTATGGGAGTAACTCCCCAAACAAGTTGTAATCTTCTCGCTACACTTCTCTCAGTAGTAGTTGCCAATATAGGTGTTGGTGGTCTGAATTTACTTACATTTCGAGCAGTAGATCCTGATTTTGTTAATGGGATTATTGCGCCTGCGTCAAGTTGTCTAGCTATATTACTTACTGCTGCGCTAATAGCATTAGGGATAGTACTTGGTAAGTGACTCTCAATAGCTTTTAGTGGATAATCCCTTTCAATTCTTCTTGCTATGGTTGCCATGGTTTTTACTGCCTCTACAGGATAATCACCAACTGCAGTTTCGTTTGAAAGCATTACAGCATCTGTTCCATCAAGTATTGCATTGGCAACATCACTTACTTCGGCTCTTGTTGGTCTTGGATTAGAAGCCATAGAATCAAGCATTTGTGTCGCTGTAATTATTGGAATACCAAATGAATTAGCTTTTCTTATTAATTCCTTTTGTAAAAGAGGAACTTCTTCAGCAGGCATCTCGACTCCTAAATCACCTCTTGCAACCATTACACCATCACATAAGGGTAATACAGTATCAATTTGATCAATTGCTTCAAATTTTTCTATTTTTGCGACTACAGGAGTTGAATGGCCATTTTTGTTTATTAAATCCTTTATCTCGTTTATATCGGATGGATTTCTTACGAAACTTAGGGCTATCCAATCAACTCCTTCAGATAAACCGAATTTTAAATCCTCTTTATCTTTTTCTGTTAATGCTTTTACTGATAATTGAACATCTGGAAAGTTAACACCCTTGTTATTTGAAAGAACCCCCCCTACAGTAACTTGGCACTCTAATAGATTAGCTTCTATATCTACTTTTTTTACTATCATTTCTATTTTGCCATCATCTAAAAGTATTCTTTTCCCTTCACTAACTTCTTTAGAAAGATTGTCGTAGGTTACATTTGCAATAGTATTTGTACATTCAACTTCATTTGATGTAAGCGTAAATTTATCACCTTTTTTAACTTTTACTGGACCATCTTGAAAGCGCCCTAATCTTATTTTAGGTCCTTGAAGATCTTGTAATATTCCAATATCTATATCTAACTTTTTTGATACTTCTCTTATAGTTTTTATTCTTGCAGCATGATCTTTATGATCTCCATGTGAGAAATTTAACCTAAATGTTGTTACTCCAGCTTTTATTAAATCTGTAATTATCTCTTCAGATTGCGTTGCAGGCCCAATAGTAGCTACTATTTTTGTTCTTCTTTTTAAATCAATATTCGACATATATAAATAATATTGCTAGATATAAATAAATTTACCATACCCAAAGTTAGTTATTTAAGTCATGGATTTTAAAACTTATCAGAAAAAAGCAAGGGAAACGGCACAATATCCAGATATAGGTTCAAATAATATTTATCCAACTCTTGGATTAGTTGGAGAAGCCGGAGAGGTAGCTGAAAAAGTAAAAAAAGTTATAAGAGATAAAAATGGAATATTTGATAACGAATCAAAATTAGGTATAAAAAAAGAGTTGGGCGATGTCTTGTGGTATATCTCAAATCTTTGCACAGAATTAAATTTTAATTTAGAGGATGTGGCAATACAAAATCTTGAAAAATTAAAATTGAGAGCTGCTAAAGGAAAGATAAGCGGTTCTGGTGACGATAGATAAATTTAGCTATATCCTAAGCTTGCATATTGTAAATTTGTAATTAAGTTTTGAATAACATTTAAAAGTAAAAAAGCTAATAAAGATGAAATATCAAATCCACCTATGGGAGGAATGATACCTCTAAAAATATTTAAATATGGATCTGTGATAGAAGTTAATGCAGATAAAACACCGTTACTCCAATCTATACCGGGAAACCATGTGAGTAAAATTCTTATGATTAATATGAAGGAATAAATAGATAATGTTTGGCCTAGAACTGCTAAAATCTCAGATAACATTTTCTTATCGTAATTTTATACATCCTAACATTTACATATTATTGTTGCTTATTATTATGGCTTCCTATTTTTGAGAGATACTCATTACTCACAGCAAATGTTTGAAAAAATTTTTCTGATAATGATAACCAATATGATCTACCATCTTTTTGCTTCCGTTTCACAATAAATTTCTTTTCTAATAATTCTTTAATATGATCGTAAGCTCCTGAGCCTCGAAGAAGTATAAGATCCGATTGCAGAATCTTCTTTTTGATTGCGATAGTAGCCAATGTTCTTAATTCTGATGTTTTCAACTCAGAAGGCAGTAAATCTTCTACAAAATCATTGAGACTAGATTTTAGTTCGAGACAATAACTATTATTTACTTCATTCAATTCAATTGCCGAGTTTGGTTTAGAGTATTTATTTTTTAGATCTTTAATTGCATCATTTATTGAGTTAATATCAGAATTAGTAATTTCTGAGAGATCCTTTTTTGTTATTGGTCTGCCTTTTAAGTAAAGAACAGCCTCAATTCTGGTAACTAGATCTATATCAGATAGTTGCTTAGTAATTAGATCAGATTGATTAATTGTTATTACCGAAATCTCTCCTAATTTACCTCAAATTTATTCTGGTGCACCAAGAAACAATTTATATGTATCGTTTTTAGTTTCATCCCAATATTTATATCCTAAAATTTTCACAAAATTATCCCACTCAGTAATTTCAATCCTGTCGATTAATACTCCAATAACAATTTTTCCTACATCAGATCCATAATTCCTATAGTGGAATACACTTATTGACCAATTCGACTTCATATTTTTTAAGAAATTTATAAGAGCACCTGGTCTTTCAGGAAATTC from Prochlorococcus marinus str. GP2 includes the following:
- a CDS encoding pyridoxal phosphate-dependent decarboxylase family protein, coding for MAEDLINNKNIYFPSYLGTNDKLNILLNRTSQILCDWFSKADKNGPLPFDESFKGIMPAEDGNSEEDLFSEIESLLNNSFNPVHPGSLAHLDPPPLIFSILGDLIAAGLNNNLLAYELSPSVTLLEESLCKWFAMKIGFNDFSGGIAASGGTLSNLNALIAARNNAGLGTNPNSVLLVSEDAHSSFVKCIRVMGLDTTNLVRIKTDNQGRMDIKDLRKSLDKCSIENKKIFAIVATLGTTVRGAIDPIKEISDICKQRNIWLHIDGSIGGIFAITSIPIEGLNNINQANSITINPQKIIGITKTSSLLLVSNISTLENTFNTGLPYISSKENIINRGEIGIQGSRPAEVIKLWLGLRFLGLNGIENILNSSIKRKDFFIKNICKNKFDIYSGPLHIVSFLPKKLEPKDSDAWTQTKLNELINNNFMLSRPKFKGKYFLRVVMGNYNTKESHIEELLRVLNT
- a CDS encoding GTP-binding protein is translated as MDYLKLKYIKYILLILFLYIFFSILIRIVNIYTLLFLIVFIYIFYSIDKKLFKKIIYKVIFKNKKNTLSFKNTYGAAKISLEGIEKINKKIKDQVKVELLNYQKNKLESQLNMGDYKVTLFGAGSSGKTSLARSLLKNIVGQTSAKIGTTKQINSYKISIPILKRNINIIDTPGLFEPSKLGEEREKVTILEASNSDLVLFVLDQDINKYENYLIKELLKIGKKIIIVLNKCDLRSSDENNLIEENINYITSARKNNISVVQTIAVPQEYSYGKSDSLNLIPEVGSLFKEIIETLDNNGEELLADNILFRSNKLGIKSKNFLKEQRYLMSNKVIKKYMWITGGVILVNPLPAVDFLTTSSVNLQMIMELSKIYEIKITKKDAKDLSKSLLSTLAKLGIVKGGLAILSPALATSLTKIIISKSIQSITAGWLIRIVGLSLIEYFKNGQDWGDGGIQEVVDKIYKISKREEILNNFVKEAIAKIEIKKYFQSNKRLPQFPR
- the lspA gene encoding signal peptidase II, encoding MIYKIQTKLYFLSLSIFIVLIDQFTKYLMIYNNKLFINKDFLVFKLDFVKNYGAAFNIFSGSRTFLSLISIIFSILLIYLIFRKNTLKAIDLYSYSFILGGTIGNGIDRIYKGFVVDFININIINFPIFNIADISINIGFIFLFYNIFKNNR
- a CDS encoding biotin transporter BioY, with protein sequence MSLQSLVITSMLPVYIPLPFIFKSTNSFVLPITWQIPTIILLTLIFKKKVVFRAFSIYLTLGLFIAPLFHQGGSIGYLLTPNFGYLLGVYPLIKIIDVLNNRNKINIGNFLINGFIAIGAMHLTGIFYNLIQTIFYSQFNIFLYNLGKYSVGKIGYHFLMLLPLLLVIKPIKHLKKIR
- a CDS encoding ABC transporter permease, with amino-acid sequence MSRNISIKEALGMATKTLVSNKLRSSLTMLGIIIGNASVITLVGLGRGAQTLAKNQLSNLGANVLFIVPGNNDTRRRGITFPKNLVLEDAVAISNQVPTVKKVAPQISANEIVQSNSKSLNISIAGVTPEFLDVRSFEIDKGRFLSKSDVNSARSYVVIGPDLKDEFFKDKSSSLGKKIRIKDHTYEIIGILKPKGAVFGSNQDKNAYIPLTTMVNRITGKDPTYGVSLSFISVEAINKNSTSAAKFQITNLLRQRHKIIRDDDFAVRSQEDALNIVTNITSGLTFLLAGIGAVSLVVGGIGIMNIMLVSVSERTEEIGLRKAIGAKQSDILIQFLIEALILSTIGGLIGTTTGLSGVFLLSLITPLPASVGFTTTFSTMIISGSIGLIFGVLPAKRASKLDPIVALRSL
- the pyk gene encoding pyruvate kinase; the protein is MSNIDLKRRTKIVATIGPATQSEEIITDLIKAGVTTFRLNFSHGDHKDHAARIKTIREVSKKLDIDIGILQDLQGPKIRLGRFQDGPVKVKKGDKFTLTSNEVECTNTIANVTYDNLSKEVSEGKRILLDDGKIEMIVKKVDIEANLLECQVTVGGVLSNNKGVNFPDVQLSVKALTEKDKEDLKFGLSEGVDWIALSFVRNPSDINEIKDLINKNGHSTPVVAKIEKFEAIDQIDTVLPLCDGVMVARGDLGVEMPAEEVPLLQKELIRKANSFGIPIITATQMLDSMASNPRPTRAEVSDVANAILDGTDAVMLSNETAVGDYPVEAVKTMATIARRIERDYPLKAIESHLPSTIPNAISAAVSNIARQLDAGAIIPLTKSGSTARNVSKFRPPTPILATTTERSVARRLQLVWGVTPIVVKNDERTAKTFSLAMQIAQEMGILNQGDLVVQTAGTLTGISGSTDLIKVGLVRKIVSRGISIGEIGVTGKARIIKNNLDISLICPGEIIFVPQELMELIPLSKKIVGIVTNQNVDDVYALYNKNNKKISTICNLENIDNHQISNGDLITLQLNEGVIYMGQIEDDDAIDKYKYV
- a CDS encoding nucleoside triphosphate pyrophosphohydrolase family protein, with translation MDFKTYQKKARETAQYPDIGSNNIYPTLGLVGEAGEVAEKVKKVIRDKNGIFDNESKLGIKKELGDVLWYISNLCTELNFNLEDVAIQNLEKLKLRAAKGKISGSGDDR
- a CDS encoding YggT family protein → MLSEILAVLGQTLSIYSFILIIRILLTWFPGIDWSNGVLSALTSITDPYLNIFRGIIPPIGGFDISSLLAFLLLNVIQNLITNLQYASLGYS
- the scpB gene encoding SMC-Scp complex subunit ScpB — protein: MDLVTRIEAVLYLKGRPITKKDLSEITNSDINSINDAIKDLKNKYSKPNSAIELNEVNNSYCLELKSSLNDFVEDLLPSELKTSELRTLATIAIKKKILQSDLILLRGSGAYDHIKELLEKKFIVKRKQKDGRSYWLSLSEKFFQTFAVSNEYLSKIGSHNNKQQ